A section of the Indicator indicator isolate 239-I01 chromosome 26, UM_Iind_1.1, whole genome shotgun sequence genome encodes:
- the LOC128975835 gene encoding carbonic anhydrase 15-like, producing the protein MGTQGLGLTFLILPLVVRAATAGQWCYDSQDPSCGPSHWKELQAACGGEKQSPVNIDRHWLQRDSGLGDILFEGYDLAPPGKWRLTNDGHTVMLSLVSELASERITVSGGGLPGRYRALQLHFHWGSPVGNGSEHTLDGHQLPMELHIVHVNVKYQTLAEAKGHANGLAVLGCFFQVSEAPNANYNTIVAGLRNVSNAGQSVDLASTFRLHTLLPSQLSGYYRYQGSLTTPDCSQAVIWTIFEEPVEIGREQLRAFVSTLHFPADGPRLLTMTNNFRPPQPLGGRKVFASRAATASGGPPSRDCCQLLFPLLLLALLDPFSPHP; encoded by the exons ATGGGGACACAGGGACTGGGGTTAACTTTCCTGATTTTGCCTCTCGTCGTGCGAGCGGCCACAGCAG GGCAGTGGTGTTACGACTCGCAGGACCCCAGCTGCG gccCCAGCCACTGGAAGGAGCTCCAAGCTGCGTGTGGTGGTGAGAAGCAGTCCCCGGTGAACATCGACCGGCACTGGCTGCAGCGGGACAGTGGCCTGGGGGACATCCTCTTTGAGGGCTATGACCTGGCACCCCCTGGCAAGTGGAGGCTGACAAACGATGGGCACACAG TGATGCTAAGCCTAGTGAGTGAGTTGGCCTCGGAGCGCATCACCGTCAGCGGCGGGGGCCTCCCCGGCAGGTACCGAGCGCTGCAGCTCCATTTCCACTGGGGCAGCCCAGTCGGGAACGGCTCTGAGCACACTCTGGATGGACACCAACTCCCCATGGAG CTGCACATCGTCCACGTGAATGTCAAGTACCAGACGCTGGCAGAGGCCAAAGGGCATGCCAACGGGCTGGCTGTCCTGGGCTGCTTCTTCCAG GTCTCTGAAGCCCCTAATGCCAATTACAACACCATCGTGGCGGGGCTGAGGAACGTCTCCAACGCTG GGCAGTCCGTGGATTTGGCCTCCACCTTCCGCCTGcacaccctgctgcccagccagctCTCCGGGTACTACCGCTACCAGGGGTCCCTCACCACCCCCGACTGCAGCCAGGCTGTCATCTGGACCATCTTCGAGGAGCCGGTGGAGATCGGACGGGAGCAG CTGCGGGCGTTCGTCAGCACCCTGCACTTCCCGGCCGACGGCCCCCGGCTCCTGACAATGACCAACAACTTCCGCCCACCGCAGCCCCTCGGCGGCAGGAAGGTCTTCGCCTCCCGGGCAGCCACGGCCAGCGGCGGACCCCCGAGCCGcgactgctgccagctcctcttccccctgctcctcctggccctgcttgACCCCTTCTCACCACACCCAtag